Proteins from one Ahaetulla prasina isolate Xishuangbanna chromosome 2, ASM2864084v1, whole genome shotgun sequence genomic window:
- the PPP2CB gene encoding serine/threonine-protein phosphatase 2A catalytic subunit beta isoform — MEDKSFTKELDQWIEQLNECKQLSESQVRTLCEKAKEILTKESNVQEVRCPVTVCGDVHGQFHDLMELFRIGGKSPDTNYLFMGDYVDRGYYSVETVTLLVALKVRYPERITILRGNHESRQITQVYGFYDECLRKYGNANVWKYFTDLFDYLPLTALVDGQIFCLHGGLSPSIDTLDHIRALDRLQEVPHEGPMCDLLWSDPDDRGGWGISPRGAGYTFGQDISETFNHANGLTLVSRAHQLVMEGYNWCHDRNVVTIFSAPNYCYRCGNQAAIMELDDTLKYSFLQFDPAPRRGEPHVTRRTPDYFL; from the exons ATGGAGGACAAGAGCTTTACCAAGGAGTTGGACCAATGGATCGAGCAGCTCAACGAGTGCAAGCAGCTGAGCGAGAGCCAAGTGCGGACCCTGTGCGAGAAG GCTAAAGAGATACTAACAAAAGAATCAAATGTTCAGGAGGTTCGTTGCCCTGTCACAGTGTGTGGGGATGTCCATGGGCAATTCCACGATCTTATGGAGCTTTTTAGAATTGGTGGGAAATCGCCAGATACAAACTATCTATTCATGGGAGATTATGTTGACAGAGGCTATTACTCAGTGGAAACTGTGACACTTCTTGTGGCATTAAAG GTGCGCTACCCAGAACGCATTACAATTCTAAGAGGCAACCATGAAAGCAGACAAATTACACAAGTATATGGCTTTTATGATGAATGTCTGCGGAAATATGGAAATGCCAATGTTTGGAAATATTTCACAGATTTGTTTGATTATCTTCCTCTTACAGCTCTAGTAGATGGGCAG ATCTTCTGTCTCCATGGAGGTCTTTCGCCTTCTATAGATACACTGGATCATATTAGAGCACTTGATCGTTTGCAGGAAGTTCCACATGAG gGTCCAATGTGTGATCTGTTATGGTCAGATCCAGATGATCGTGGTGGTTGGGGGATCTCTCCACGTGGTGCAGGCTACACATTTGGTCAGGATATTTCTGAAACATTTAACCATGCCAATGGACTTACATTGGTGTCTCGGGCTCATCAACTTGTAATGGAG GGCTACAACTGGTGCCATGATCGAAATGTAGTCACTATTTTTAGCGCACCTAATTACTGTTACCGTTGTGGAAATCAGGCTGCTATCATGGAACTAGATGACACTTTAAAATATTCCTT CCTTCAGTTTGATCCAGCACCTCGCCGTGGAGAGCCTCATGTTACTCGGCGTACCCCAGACTACTTCCTATAA